One segment of Nostoc piscinale CENA21 DNA contains the following:
- a CDS encoding cupin domain-containing protein — MEIKIEHQPSQEYLKNLGVFTWEIWEKEVSQFPWTYDTEETCYFLTGDVIVTPDGGQPIQMGKGDLVTFPAGMSCTWEIISDVRKHYYFS; from the coding sequence ATGGAAATTAAAATTGAGCATCAACCCAGTCAAGAATATCTAAAAAATTTGGGTGTGTTCACATGGGAGATTTGGGAAAAGGAAGTATCCCAATTTCCCTGGACTTACGATACTGAAGAGACTTGCTATTTTTTGACAGGTGATGTCATTGTTACGCCGGATGGCGGACAACCAATACAAATGGGTAAGGGAGATTTGGTAACTTTTCCGGCTGGGATGTCCTGTACTTGGGAAATTATCAGCGACGTAAGAAAGCATTATTACTTTTCTTAA
- a CDS encoding DUF6887 family protein — MNQPQTNFEQMTTKQLRAYILAHRDDEDALHAMALRLRNQGKTSTVEEYLEHLEHKITE, encoded by the coding sequence ATGAATCAACCGCAGACGAATTTTGAGCAGATGACTACTAAGCAGCTAAGAGCTTATATCCTGGCTCACAGAGATGATGAAGACGCATTACACGCAATGGCTCTACGTCTGCGGAATCAAGGAAAAACAAGCACAGTGGAAGAATATTTAGAACATTTAGAGCATAAAATCACTGAATAG
- a CDS encoding Mo-dependent nitrogenase C-terminal domain-containing protein produces MPKTTTLSIIFPAFIQPETLEQPAKLANKNFLGKSRYDVLQPLRQWLDELEIQNRKLAHFIAKLIPAQCPFERDIVLFGRTIAHIPPMCKLNPLYDQFVGLRFRALCYLVDQCGEDIQSYC; encoded by the coding sequence ATGCCTAAAACCACTACCTTATCTATTATTTTTCCTGCTTTCATTCAACCTGAAACTTTAGAGCAGCCTGCAAAATTAGCGAACAAAAATTTCTTAGGTAAATCTCGTTATGATGTTCTGCAACCGTTACGTCAATGGTTAGATGAACTCGAAATTCAAAATCGCAAACTAGCACACTTTATCGCTAAATTGATCCCTGCCCAATGTCCTTTTGAGCGCGATATTGTGTTGTTCGGTCGCACCATAGCCCACATTCCCCCTATGTGCAAACTGAACCCCCTTTATGACCAATTTGTTGGCTTGCGTTTTCGTGCTTTGTGTTATTTAGTAGATCAGTGTGGCGAAGATATTCAGTCCTACTGTTAA
- a CDS encoding ABC transporter ATP-binding protein — MKNRSNYWQLLPYIKPQWANIIKGLIGIIGYVLATLTLINLAGKLAAPFGQGNVVAIAQLAGICALVFLVRGFFQSVQDIYMAKVALRVAYGLRKQVYSHLQKLDLSYFETAKTGDLAYRLTEDIDRVGEVVNKLLHDFIPCVLQLIAIPIYMIYLNWQLTLATIVIAPLMGVLIGWFGERLRIYSLKSQNRVSGLSAILTEVFSGIRLIQAFAAENYEIARFGYEAERSLKAKYSAERLKAIQIPIIGFLEALSALSLLMVGAWQIYQRNLTVGDFFSYLAAAALLIDPIGHTTTNYNEFKQGEASVDRVFELMAIQPRVIEKTIAIALPPVKGKVEYRHISFAYKPGEPVLQDISLLALPGEAIALVGASGAGKTTFVNLLPRFYDPNAGQVLVDDVDIRDVKLHSLRRQIGIVPQETVIFSGTIAQNIAFGQDNFDMDAVIAAAKIANAHQFIAQLPEGYQTWVGERGVNLSGGQRQRIAIARAVLLNPQILILDEATSALDSESEALVQEALERLMQNRTVFIIAHRLSTVRRCDRILVLEKGQIMESGNHEELLRLEGRYARFYAQQFS, encoded by the coding sequence TTGAAGAACCGTTCTAATTACTGGCAACTACTGCCATATATCAAACCTCAATGGGCAAATATTATCAAAGGCTTGATCGGCATTATCGGATATGTGCTGGCGACACTGACGTTAATTAATCTTGCAGGTAAATTAGCCGCACCTTTTGGACAAGGTAATGTAGTAGCGATCGCCCAACTAGCCGGTATTTGTGCTTTGGTGTTTCTGGTGCGTGGCTTTTTTCAGTCTGTGCAAGATATCTACATGGCGAAAGTGGCTTTAAGAGTTGCTTATGGTCTCCGCAAGCAAGTATATAGCCATTTACAAAAATTAGATTTGAGCTATTTTGAAACAGCCAAAACAGGTGATTTAGCTTACCGCCTCACAGAAGATATTGACAGGGTTGGGGAAGTTGTCAATAAATTGCTACACGACTTTATTCCCTGTGTGTTGCAATTGATTGCCATCCCCATATATATGATTTATTTGAATTGGCAACTTACACTCGCCACAATTGTGATTGCACCATTAATGGGGGTGTTAATTGGGTGGTTTGGCGAAAGACTACGTATCTATTCCCTGAAAAGTCAAAATCGCGTGTCGGGTTTATCAGCGATTTTGACAGAAGTTTTTAGTGGTATTCGGCTTATCCAAGCTTTTGCAGCCGAAAATTATGAAATCGCTCGTTTTGGTTATGAAGCCGAACGTTCTTTAAAAGCCAAGTATTCCGCCGAACGTCTCAAAGCCATTCAAATTCCCATCATCGGTTTTTTAGAAGCTTTGAGTGCTTTATCTTTGTTAATGGTGGGGGCGTGGCAAATTTATCAGCGTAATCTAACAGTAGGGGATTTTTTCAGTTACTTAGCTGCGGCAGCACTGCTAATTGACCCCATAGGACACACCACGACAAATTATAATGAGTTTAAGCAAGGGGAAGCTTCAGTAGACCGAGTGTTTGAATTAATGGCAATTCAACCAAGGGTAATAGAAAAAACAATTGCGATCGCCTTGCCCCCAGTCAAAGGTAAAGTAGAATATCGCCACATTTCCTTTGCCTACAAACCCGGTGAACCCGTCCTGCAAGATATTAGTTTACTAGCATTACCCGGAGAAGCGATCGCCCTGGTGGGTGCTTCCGGTGCAGGAAAAACCACCTTCGTCAATCTCCTCCCCCGCTTTTATGATCCCAATGCTGGGCAAGTTTTGGTTGATGATGTTGATATTCGGGATGTCAAATTACATAGTTTGCGGCGACAAATTGGCATTGTTCCCCAAGAAACAGTGATATTTTCAGGAACAATTGCCCAAAATATTGCCTTTGGTCAAGATAATTTTGATATGGATGCAGTCATAGCAGCCGCGAAAATTGCTAACGCTCATCAATTTATTGCTCAGTTACCAGAAGGTTATCAAACTTGGGTAGGGGAACGGGGCGTAAATTTATCAGGTGGACAACGCCAAAGAATTGCGATCGCCCGTGCTGTACTGCTGAACCCGCAGATATTAATATTAGATGAGGCGACATCTGCATTAGATTCAGAGTCGGAAGCTTTGGTACAAGAAGCCCTAGAAAGATTGATGCAGAACCGGACAGTATTTATTATTGCCCATCGGTTGAGTACAGTGAGGCGGTGCGATCGCATTTTGGTTTTAGAAAAAGGGCAAATTATGGAATCTGGCAATCATGAAGAGTTATTAAGGCTGGAAGGTCGCTATGCTAGATTTTATGCCCAGCAATTTAGTTAG
- the psaK gene encoding photosystem I reaction center subunit PsaK produces the protein MLTSTLLAAATAPLQWSPAIGLIMIVANIIAIAFGKSSIKYPSSEPALPESKFFGGFGLPALLATTAFGHILGVGIILGLHNLGRF, from the coding sequence GTGCTGACTTCCACTTTACTGGCTGCTGCCACTGCCCCTCTACAATGGAGTCCCGCGATCGGCCTTATCATGATTGTTGCTAACATCATCGCCATTGCCTTTGGCAAATCTAGCATTAAATATCCTAGTTCCGAGCCAGCGTTACCCGAATCAAAATTCTTTGGTGGTTTTGGTTTACCTGCACTACTAGCCACTACAGCCTTTGGCCACATTCTAGGCGTAGGTATCATCTTAGGATTGCATAATCTGGGTAGATTCTAA
- a CDS encoding serine O-acetyltransferase has protein sequence MCSCNSPHFKSDRRFSDPLPVKTELLSRYRDIQKIKALTELYSHLHATTSANIAITSFIGYIASSSFSSQYNTCIKSKYHQPSTDNYLVDFMKNLIQQAIYNLIILWFSPLLIPFLLTTEKEIITADIKRWSEVLGLPQDNLWMQLLVLAYKTPEFRNLYYYRLFKGNLNGRIAMYLLKVLYPECTSLFLDSSCCIGAGLFIQHGFSTIIMADIGEQCWINQQVTIGYKDKSGRPKIGNNVRITAGAKVLGNIQIGDNVTIGANAVVVKDVPSDCVVVGIPATIIKRNGIKVAEKL, from the coding sequence TTGTGTAGTTGCAATTCACCTCATTTTAAAAGCGATCGCCGCTTTTCAGATCCCTTACCTGTGAAAACAGAGTTATTATCTCGCTACAGAGATATTCAAAAGATTAAAGCATTAACCGAACTATATTCGCATCTACACGCTACCACTTCCGCAAATATTGCCATTACCAGTTTTATCGGATACATTGCATCTAGCAGTTTTAGTTCTCAGTACAACACCTGCATAAAATCAAAATATCACCAACCATCCACTGATAATTATTTGGTAGATTTTATGAAAAATTTGATTCAGCAAGCAATTTATAACTTGATAATTCTCTGGTTCTCACCATTATTAATACCATTTTTATTAACCACAGAGAAAGAAATTATTACTGCGGACATAAAACGATGGAGTGAAGTGTTAGGTTTGCCACAGGACAATTTATGGATGCAATTGCTGGTTTTAGCATATAAAACTCCAGAGTTTAGAAATTTATACTACTACCGACTATTTAAAGGCAATCTCAACGGTAGAATTGCGATGTATTTGCTCAAAGTGCTTTACCCCGAATGTACTTCACTGTTCTTAGATTCTTCTTGTTGTATAGGTGCTGGGTTATTTATCCAACATGGATTCAGCACAATTATTATGGCAGATATAGGTGAACAATGTTGGATCAACCAACAAGTAACAATTGGATATAAAGATAAATCAGGTCGTCCCAAAATTGGTAACAATGTTCGCATTACAGCCGGAGCTAAAGTATTAGGTAATATTCAGATAGGTGATAATGTCACAATTGGCGCAAATGCCGTTGTTGTTAAAGATGTACCTAGTGATTGTGTAGTTGTGGGAATCCCCGCAACTATTATTAAAAGAAATGGTATCAAAGTAGCAGAAAAACTGTAA
- a CDS encoding tetratricopeptide repeat protein, producing MAFGIDQLPTPRLVKEMRQLNLGREELFGRNLCLILWLNNIDFLNEFRQRAPDFWDWRGKILEFETRNPLLYPYLDWLIAENSYLKMSGVMQVNRQVDIFLDQIYVSLQAQWRQQVTDTSERSQRELEALTVRQAPSSSRLKEMGSNLDDWDEPYYYEPLPEVPISTLVSSTKTVTQKVDLSEAVRQNCYSVILGSPGAGKTTLLRYLALHFAIAKRDELETVIVEDDTVEETKNKDLGKTLLPIFFRIADYAEKLKQQPELTLLEYLCQFYRQWETHFQAEVEIGNEVAALLLDAMRQGQCLMLLDGLDEVFDQESRKQIVERINKFVDEFSSNKFVITSRIAGYSDVKLSSRFAEFTIEDMDSEQVERFLYRWCRTVEKAQQPDASEEQWLKKGTEQAQEILQAVKDNPGVQRLTANPLLLTILALIHRNGERLPNRRVKLYELAVQTLTEDWQLGKKLPDAPRVVLKETEVVELLAPLAYWMHEEKPSGLVTQSEVEEKLAAKLAELNDAEPESDSVRQAVGEFLRKVRETTGLFVERMPGFYGFMHLTFEEYFAARYIADKEQSEILELIQKHLHEPRWNEPLLLALGYYGSHFSTQFKKLAEKLFINIEDYQPVLQNGEIKIKSSASDDATIVYLKQDESANKLQPAEFQLRNLLFAGQVIAEIEINNIVIRKKPINKLVITYLGIDADFEDDITKQILRLLRKIELFCQKGEVIDLLKQAANNSNLSEEIRVKAKAAILYIACGELTGLADCVTEIINQLEPTLFCSMRELVKELGDDMTPNLENTRLHYKLYEDCQTELNFLTAMSYLRKDKYDKAIEMLELLTDNSDSRFSAYIAWSLATCYQEKESFEQAVAYYQECFEQLAQYIEPSAFLMFWRNRGICHRSHGKYEQALNCFQRMLTISREINKPQDESLALYHIGRTYQEWSKYEQAINYHQQSRELYQQLGKDNSVANQWSWLADCYEEWEKYEQAIECENQELMIRQQLNDHVKIANAYWQLGRIYQNWKKYELAINHYQQSRELYEKLGKDNNVANQWYWLSDCYREWGKYEQAIECENQDLAIRQHIDDQVNVALAYWRLGRIYQNWGKYELAIKYYQQSRELYQQLGKDTNVANQWYWLGECYQEWGKYEQAIEYKNLCLAICQQLDDQVTVANIYWRLGRIYQEWGKYKLANNHYQQSQELYQQLGKDKDVANQLSWLVDCYRASGKYEQAVECQNQELAIRQQLDEQVEIANTYQRLGRIYQDWGKYELATNYYQQSRELYQQLGKDKNVAGLWYWLGDCYREWGKYEQAVECENQDLAIRQQLDDQVNIADAYYQLGRIYQNWGKYEQAINYYQQSRELYQQLGKDKNVAGLWYWLGDCYREWEKYEQAVECEHQKLAIRQQLDDQVNIAEAYYQLGRIYQNWGKYEQAINYYQQSRELYQQLGKDKNVAGLWYWLGDCYREWGKYQQAIECENQDLAIRQQLDDQVSIALSYWRLGRIYQNWGKYQEAINYNQQSRELYQQLGKDKDVASQFSWLGLCYWEWGKYELAINYYQQSRDLYQQLDKDKDVADLWYLLGDCYREWGKYQQAIECENQDLVIRQQLDDQVNIARAYWQLGRIYQNLGKYELAINYHQQSCDLYQQLDKDNNVANQWHWLGDCYRELGKYEQAIEYQNQCLAIRQELDNRATVALAYYQLGRIYQNWGKYELAINHYQQSRKLYQQLGKDKDVAGLLYWLGDCYRECGKYQQAIECENQDLVIHQQLDDQVNVANAYCQLGRIYQKWGKYELAINHYQQSWELYQQLGKDKDVADLWSWLGDCYREWGKYEQAIECENQELAIRQQLYNQVNIADAYRRLGRIYQNWGKYEQAIKYHQQSCDLYQQLGKDNNVANQLSWLASCYRDLKDYTKAIEYCQQSLTLHQQLDQKESVARRYRQLASCQCLLAKQVSNSTEISDLITQAEENIRQAIEINTAGEYQESLAYDYIALGLLYSQYLRLLPNEDTSITEKIALFEEYYHRGLSYLDELGQTVDKAEKSLDMAHAYLEVEALENLNLSEEIAQKCLQIFQEYNRRQLEASAHKLLGEIYLKRSQKNELGAEIVANQFLTNSLQIYRDLDLQEKAGEVEDLYTSCADD from the coding sequence ATGGCATTTGGAATTGACCAATTACCAACACCTCGCTTAGTCAAAGAAATGAGGCAGTTAAATTTAGGCAGAGAAGAACTATTTGGGAGAAATTTATGTTTGATTTTGTGGCTAAATAACATCGATTTTTTAAATGAATTTCGTCAGCGTGCGCCAGATTTTTGGGATTGGCGAGGCAAGATACTGGAATTTGAAACACGTAATCCTTTGCTTTATCCTTATTTAGATTGGCTGATTGCCGAAAATTCCTATTTAAAAATGAGTGGTGTAATGCAGGTAAATCGTCAAGTTGATATTTTTCTTGACCAAATTTATGTTTCCCTGCAAGCACAATGGCGACAACAAGTTACAGATACTTCTGAACGCAGTCAACGGGAACTTGAGGCGTTAACTGTACGGCAAGCTCCGAGTAGTAGTAGATTAAAAGAAATGGGTTCTAACCTAGATGATTGGGATGAACCTTACTATTATGAACCACTGCCTGAAGTCCCAATATCAACATTAGTTTCTAGCACTAAAACCGTTACACAAAAGGTAGATTTATCTGAGGCGGTGCGGCAGAATTGCTACAGCGTGATTTTAGGCAGTCCCGGTGCGGGAAAAACTACTCTGCTGCGTTATTTGGCATTACATTTCGCCATTGCCAAAAGAGATGAATTAGAAACAGTTATTGTTGAAGATGATACTGTTGAGGAGACCAAGAACAAAGACTTAGGTAAAACTTTGTTACCTATTTTCTTCCGCATTGCTGATTATGCAGAAAAATTAAAACAACAACCAGAGTTAACGTTACTGGAATATTTGTGTCAGTTTTACCGCCAGTGGGAAACTCATTTTCAAGCAGAGGTAGAAATAGGAAATGAGGTAGCAGCGTTACTTTTAGATGCAATGCGTCAAGGACAGTGCTTGATGTTGCTGGATGGTTTAGATGAGGTATTTGATCAAGAAAGTCGCAAACAGATTGTAGAACGGATTAACAAATTTGTTGATGAGTTTTCTAGTAATAAATTCGTCATTACCAGCCGGATTGCTGGCTACAGTGATGTAAAACTCAGCAGTCGATTTGCCGAGTTTACTATTGAAGATATGGACAGCGAACAGGTAGAACGGTTTTTGTATCGCTGGTGTCGAACAGTGGAAAAAGCACAGCAGCCAGATGCTAGTGAAGAGCAATGGCTAAAAAAAGGTACAGAGCAAGCGCAGGAAATTTTACAGGCGGTTAAAGATAATCCTGGTGTACAGCGATTGACGGCAAATCCCTTGTTGTTAACCATTTTGGCATTGATTCACCGCAATGGGGAACGACTACCCAACCGCCGCGTGAAACTGTACGAGTTAGCAGTCCAAACTTTAACCGAAGATTGGCAACTTGGTAAAAAATTACCCGATGCGCCAAGAGTGGTGTTAAAAGAAACTGAGGTAGTGGAACTTTTAGCACCTCTGGCATACTGGATGCACGAAGAAAAACCTTCTGGTTTGGTAACACAATCTGAAGTAGAAGAGAAACTAGCAGCTAAGTTAGCAGAATTAAATGATGCTGAACCTGAATCTGATTCTGTGCGCCAAGCGGTAGGAGAATTTTTGCGGAAGGTGAGAGAAACCACAGGGTTATTTGTAGAGCGAATGCCTGGTTTTTATGGCTTTATGCACCTGACATTTGAAGAATATTTTGCAGCTCGTTATATTGCAGATAAAGAACAAAGTGAGATTTTGGAATTAATTCAAAAACATTTGCATGAGCCACGTTGGAACGAGCCGCTATTACTAGCTTTGGGATATTACGGGAGTCATTTTTCAACACAGTTTAAGAAATTAGCAGAGAAATTATTTATTAATATTGAAGATTACCAACCAGTTTTACAAAATGGCGAGATTAAAATTAAAAGCTCTGCATCTGATGATGCCACTATTGTTTATCTAAAGCAAGATGAATCAGCAAATAAGTTGCAGCCAGCAGAATTTCAACTGAGGAATTTACTGTTTGCAGGACAGGTAATTGCAGAAATTGAAATTAATAATATTGTTATTCGCAAAAAGCCAATAAACAAGTTAGTAATTACTTATCTTGGTATAGATGCTGATTTTGAAGATGATATAACCAAGCAAATACTAAGGCTATTGCGTAAAATTGAATTGTTTTGTCAAAAAGGTGAAGTCATAGATTTATTGAAACAAGCTGCCAATAATTCAAATTTATCTGAAGAAATTCGGGTGAAAGCAAAAGCAGCTATTCTTTATATTGCTTGTGGTGAATTAACAGGATTAGCTGATTGCGTCACAGAAATTATTAACCAATTAGAACCTACACTATTTTGCAGTATGAGAGAGTTGGTTAAAGAACTAGGTGATGATATGACACCTAATCTTGAAAATACTCGTCTGCACTACAAACTTTATGAAGATTGTCAGACAGAATTAAATTTTCTCACAGCAATGTCTTATCTGCGTAAGGATAAGTATGATAAAGCCATTGAAATGTTAGAATTGTTAACTGATAACTCAGATAGCAGATTTAGTGCTTATATTGCCTGGTCTTTGGCTACTTGCTATCAAGAAAAAGAGTCTTTTGAACAAGCCGTTGCTTATTATCAAGAATGTTTTGAACAATTGGCTCAATATATCGAGCCATCAGCGTTTCTAATGTTTTGGAGAAATAGAGGTATTTGTCATAGGTCGCATGGCAAATATGAACAGGCTTTAAATTGTTTTCAGCGAATGCTAACTATTAGTAGAGAAATTAATAAACCTCAAGATGAATCATTAGCTTTATATCACATAGGTAGAACTTATCAAGAATGGAGTAAATACGAGCAAGCAATTAATTACCATCAACAAAGTCGTGAACTTTATCAGCAATTAGGTAAAGATAATAGTGTTGCTAATCAGTGGTCTTGGTTGGCTGATTGCTATGAAGAGTGGGAAAAATACGAGCAAGCTATTGAGTGTGAAAATCAGGAGTTAATGATTCGTCAGCAACTCAATGACCACGTTAAGATTGCAAATGCTTATTGGCAATTAGGCAGGATTTATCAAAATTGGAAGAAATACGAGTTAGCAATAAATCACTATCAACAAAGTCGTGAACTTTATGAGAAATTAGGTAAAGATAATAATGTAGCTAATCAGTGGTATTGGTTGAGTGATTGCTACCGAGAATGGGGGAAATACGAGCAAGCTATTGAGTGTGAGAATCAAGACTTAGCTATTCGTCAGCACATTGATGATCAAGTTAATGTTGCACTAGCTTATTGGCGATTAGGCAGGATTTATCAAAATTGGGGGAAATACGAGTTAGCCATAAAATACTATCAGCAAAGCCGCGAACTTTATCAACAATTAGGTAAAGACACTAATGTAGCTAATCAGTGGTACTGGTTGGGTGAATGCTATCAAGAATGGGGGAAATATGAGCAAGCTATTGAATATAAAAATCTATGTTTAGCAATTTGTCAGCAACTCGACGACCAAGTTACTGTTGCAAATATTTATTGGCGATTAGGTAGAATTTATCAAGAATGGGGTAAATACAAGTTAGCAAATAATCACTATCAGCAAAGTCAGGAACTTTATCAGCAGTTAGGGAAGGATAAGGATGTTGCTAATCAGTTGTCATGGCTAGTAGATTGTTATCGAGCATCGGGGAAATATGAGCAAGCTGTTGAGTGTCAAAATCAGGAGTTAGCCATTCGTCAGCAGTTAGATGAACAAGTTGAAATTGCTAATACTTATCAGCGATTAGGTAGGATTTATCAAGATTGGGGGAAATACGAGTTAGCAACAAATTACTATCAACAAAGTCGGGAACTCTATCAGCAATTAGGTAAAGATAAGAATGTAGCTGGCTTGTGGTACTGGCTAGGCGATTGCTATCGAGAATGGGGGAAATATGAGCAAGCTGTTGAGTGTGAAAATCAAGACTTAGCCATTCGTCAGCAACTCGATGACCAAGTTAATATTGCTGATGCTTACTATCAATTAGGTAGGATTTATCAAAATTGGGGAAAATACGAGCAAGCCATCAATTACTATCAACAAAGTCGGGAACTCTATCAGCAGTTAGGTAAAGATAAGAATGTAGCTGGCCTGTGGTATTGGTTGGGTGATTGCTACCGAGAATGGGAGAAATATGAGCAAGCTGTTGAGTGTGAACATCAGAAGTTAGCTATTCGTCAGCAGTTGGATGACCAAGTTAACATTGCTGAGGCTTACTATCAATTAGGCAGGATTTATCAAAATTGGGGGAAATACGAACAAGCCATCAATTACTATCAACAAAGTCGGGAACTCTATCAGCAATTAGGTAAAGATAAGAATGTAGCTGGCCTGTGGTATTGGTTGGGTGATTGCTATCGAGAATGGGGAAAATATCAGCAAGCTATTGAGTGTGAAAATCAAGATTTAGCCATTCGTCAGCAGCTTGATGACCAAGTTAGTATTGCATTATCCTACTGGCGATTAGGCAGAATTTATCAGAATTGGGGGAAATACCAGGAAGCGATAAATTACAATCAACAAAGTCGGGAACTTTATCAGCAATTAGGTAAAGATAAAGATGTTGCTAGTCAGTTTTCATGGCTAGGTCTTTGTTACTGGGAATGGGGGAAATACGAGTTAGCAATCAATTACTACCAACAAAGTCGTGACCTTTATCAGCAATTAGATAAAGATAAGGATGTTGCTGATCTGTGGTACTTGCTAGGTGATTGCTATAGAGAATGGGGAAAATATCAACAAGCTATTGAGTGTGAAAATCAAGATTTAGTCATTCGTCAGCAACTTGATGATCAAGTTAACATTGCAAGAGCTTATTGGCAATTAGGTAGAATTTATCAAAATTTGGGGAAATACGAGTTAGCAATAAATTATCATCAACAAAGCTGCGACCTTTATCAGCAATTAGATAAAGATAATAATGTTGCTAATCAATGGCATTGGCTAGGTGATTGCTACCGAGAATTGGGGAAATATGAACAAGCGATTGAATATCAAAATCAATGTTTAGCCATTCGGCAAGAGTTAGATAATCGAGCTACTGTTGCACTAGCTTACTATCAATTAGGCAGAATTTATCAAAATTGGGGGAAATATGAGTTAGCAATAAATCACTATCAACAAAGTCGGAAACTTTATCAACAATTAGGTAAAGATAAGGATGTAGCAGGCTTGTTGTATTGGTTGGGTGATTGCTACCGAGAATGTGGGAAATATCAGCAAGCTATTGAGTGTGAAAATCAAGATTTAGTCATTCATCAGCAACTCGATGACCAAGTTAATGTTGCAAATGCTTACTGTCAATTAGGCAGGATTTATCAAAAATGGGGGAAATACGAGTTAGCAATAAATCACTATCAACAAAGTTGGGAACTTTATCAGCAATTAGGTAAAGATAAGGATGTTGCTGACCTGTGGTCATGGTTGGGTGATTGCTATCGGGAATGGGGAAAATATGAGCAAGCTATTGAGTGTGAAAATCAAGAATTAGCCATTCGTCAGCAACTATATAACCAAGTTAATATTGCTGATGCTTATCGGCGATTAGGCAGAATTTATCAAAATTGGGGGAAATACGAACAAGCAATAAAATATCATCAACAAAGCTGCGACCTTTATCAACAATTAGGTAAAGATAATAATGTCGCTAATCAGTTATCATGGTTGGCTAGTTGCTATCGAGATTTGAAAGACTATACAAAAGCGATTGAGTATTGTCAACAAAGCCTTACTTTACACCAACAACTAGATCAAAAGGAAAGCGTAGCTAGACGTTATAGACAACTTGCTTCTTGTCAATGCTTATTAGCAAAACAAGTCTCAAATTCAACAGAAATATCTGATTTAATTACCCAAGCTGAAGAAAATATTCGCCAAGCTATAGAAATAAATACCGCAGGCGAATATCAAGAAAGCCTCGCCTACGACTATATTGCTCTTGGCTTACTCTACTCACAATATCTACGCCTTTTACCTAATGAAGATACATCAATTACAGAAAAAATTGCTTTATTTGAAGAATATTATCACAGGGGATTAAGCTATCTTGATGAACTAGGGCAAACAGTCGATAAAGCTGAAAAATCCCTCGATATGGCTCATGCTTACCTAGAAGTAGAAGCCTTGGAGAACCTAAATCTTAGTGAAGAAATTGCTCAAAAATGTCTGCAAATTTTTCAAGAGTATAACCGCCGCCAACTAGAAGCTTCCGCACACAAGTTGTTAGGCGAAATTTACCTCAAACGTAGTCAGAAAAATGAGCTAGGTGCAGAAATAGTTGCTAATCAGTTTTTAACCAACAGTTTGCAAATTTATCGAGATTTAGATTTACAAGAAAAAGCTGGGGAGGTAGAAGATTTATACACGTCTTGCGCTGACGATTAA